The following are encoded together in the Planococcus antarcticus DSM 14505 genome:
- a CDS encoding nuclease-related domain-containing protein: MILKTRNKPPAIFQLESLLYRTPNVHPQFLYWTEKLRRITAGYHGELRVDSLWHEIELPLPHYFIHDLFIQKEMSSHQIDSILITSRFVLALEIKSISGLLNFDPHLRQFSRTNKDGSIDGMNNPDDQLRRHEKWLEQFLFQQRIKLPVIGAIIFTYPSSVIQSRAGNRIIIQSSGLPHLMEQLLTRHPREVLSKKKTEALAHKLLEHHSIKPLAPMGLSSSFVKGILCPICPSLPLNYRRGKWRCEVCVHCDPLAHLGALSQYRTLVKTTISNREFREFTGIHSVVTASKLLKSANMPFNGSYKDRIYFIPELIEGTESI, from the coding sequence TTGATTCTAAAAACCCGCAATAAACCGCCAGCTATCTTCCAACTTGAAAGTCTGCTCTATCGAACCCCAAACGTCCATCCCCAATTTCTCTACTGGACCGAAAAACTCCGACGCATCACTGCCGGTTACCATGGCGAACTGCGCGTCGACTCCCTTTGGCACGAAATCGAACTCCCCTTGCCGCATTACTTTATCCACGACCTGTTCATTCAAAAAGAGATGTCTTCTCACCAAATCGACAGCATCCTGATCACCAGCCGTTTCGTGCTAGCGTTGGAAATCAAAAGCATTTCCGGTCTGCTCAACTTTGATCCCCATCTGAGGCAATTCTCCCGTACCAATAAAGACGGCAGCATCGATGGCATGAACAACCCGGATGACCAATTGCGTCGCCATGAAAAATGGCTGGAACAGTTTTTATTCCAACAACGCATCAAATTGCCCGTTATTGGGGCCATCATTTTCACTTATCCTTCATCCGTTATCCAATCTCGCGCTGGCAACCGCATCATCATTCAGTCATCCGGTCTGCCTCATCTCATGGAACAATTATTGACTCGCCACCCGCGTGAAGTGTTGTCTAAGAAAAAAACAGAAGCACTGGCGCATAAATTGCTGGAGCACCATTCAATAAAGCCTTTGGCACCTATGGGGCTTTCGAGTTCATTCGTGAAAGGTATACTTTGTCCGATCTGTCCCAGTCTTCCTTTGAATTATCGTCGTGGGAAGTGGCGCTGCGAAGTTTGTGTCCATTGTGATCCGCTCGCTCACCTTGGTGCGTTGTCTCAATATCGAACCTTGGTCAAAACAACCATCAGCAACCGGGAATTTCGGGAATTTACAGGAATCCATTCTGTCGTCACTGCTTCAAAGCTGCTGAAGTCAGCAAATATGCCCTTTAATGGCAGCTATAAAGATCGAATTTATTTCATTCCTGAACTGATTGAAGGTACGGAAAGTATTTAA
- a CDS encoding NADPH-dependent FMN reductase — MKILLVDGTILGSKTGAILEQVQIYIKEFAPEMELKLLKLVDYDHQFVDGRPLGEYNDSMQEIVRRFEEADGYIIASPIFQGSIPGVLKNTFDMLHPRTMRYKPVSMVANGGTYQHHLVIENQLKPILDYFRCLVTPNYVYTHTSHFDNTNTITDEDVHNRLRELARVFVQYAEMSKHLSKETLDNH; from the coding sequence ATGAAGATTTTATTAGTAGACGGGACGATTCTCGGAAGCAAAACTGGCGCTATTTTGGAACAAGTGCAAATTTATATTAAAGAGTTCGCTCCTGAAATGGAATTGAAGCTTTTAAAACTGGTCGATTATGACCATCAGTTTGTCGATGGGCGACCGCTCGGCGAATACAACGACAGCATGCAGGAAATTGTCCGCCGCTTTGAAGAAGCAGATGGCTATATCATCGCGTCGCCGATTTTTCAGGGATCGATCCCAGGTGTTCTGAAAAACACTTTTGATATGCTACATCCGCGTACGATGCGCTACAAGCCGGTATCCATGGTAGCGAACGGTGGTACCTATCAGCATCACCTAGTCATCGAAAACCAGCTCAAGCCGATTCTCGATTACTTCCGTTGCCTGGTGACGCCGAACTACGTCTACACTCATACCAGCCATTTCGACAACACCAACACCATCACCGATGAAGACGTCCACAACCGCCTGCGCGAACTAGCACGTGTCTTCGTGCAATACGCCGAAATGAGCAAGCACTTGTCGAAAGAAACTTTAGATAATCATTGA